The proteins below are encoded in one region of Manis javanica isolate MJ-LG chromosome 8, MJ_LKY, whole genome shotgun sequence:
- the PACS2 gene encoding phosphofurin acidic cluster sorting protein 2 isoform X5 — protein sequence MANCGHTVLGSMTAHTHGGLRTGLIQEREDVLLEKGSGDKGTSAQEIVISVTASHHTVMPNGLCSLTLKKLVVFRELEKELISVVIAVKMQGSKRILRSHEIVLPPSGQVETDLALTFSLQYPHFLKRDGNKLQIMLQRRKRYKHRTILGYKTLAAGAINMAEVMQHPSEGGQVLSLCSSIKEASVRVAEIWIFSLSSQPADHEDSAMQTGPAAKSTDNYSEEEYESFSSEQEASDDAVQGQDLDEDDFDVGKPQKQRRSIQQNFKQKVVALLRRFKVSDEDPAEHVPEVEEDLDLLYDTLDMENPSDSGPDMEDDDSVLSTPKPKLRPYFEGLSHSSSQTEVGSIHSARSQKEPPSPADMPEKTRAVGGKQPSDSVSEAAAHSVPAPGEQPAQPEDSPEVEASALDVFTEKLPPSGRITKTESLVIPSTRSEGKQAGRRGRSTSLKERQPARPQNERANSLDSERCPDTRSQLQIPRKTVYDQLNHILISDDQLPENIILVNTSDWQGQFLSDVLQRHTLPVVCTCSAADVQAAFSTIVSRIQRYCNCNSQPPTPVKIAVAGAQHYLSAVLRLFVEQLSHKTPDWLGYMRFLVIPLGSHPVARYLGSVDHRYNNFFQDLAWRDLFNRLEAQSTVQDTPDIVSRITQYISGANCAHQLPIAEAMLTYKQKRKKNFHFDFALSPDEESSQKFIPFVGVVKVGIVEPSSATSGDSDDAAPSGSGALSSTPPSTSPAAKEASPTPPSSPSVSAGLSSPSQGLGAELMGLQVDYWTAAQPADRKRDAEKKDLPAAKNTLKCTFRSLQVSRLPSSGEAAATPTMSMTVVTKEKNKKVMFLPKKTKDKDVESKSQCIEGISRLICTAKHQQNMLRVLIDGVEWNDVKFFQLAAQWSSHVKHFPICTFGHSKPTF from the exons aTGGCCAACTGTGGACACACCGTACTGGGGTCCATGACAGCACACACCCATGGTGGGCTTCGGACGGGCCTCATTCAGGAAAGAGAGGACGTGCTCCTGGAGAAAGGGTCCGGGGACAAGGGGACATCTGCCCAGGAAATAGTAATATCAGTCACCGCCTCACACCACACAGTGATGCCGAATGG GTTGTGCAGCCTGACCTTGAAGAAGCTGGTGGTCTTcagggagctggagaaggagcTTATCTCAGTGGTGATCGCTGTCAAGATGCAG GGCTCCAAGCGGATCCTGCGGTCCCATGAGATTGTGCTGCCCCCCAGCGGACAAGTGGAGACCGACCTGGCTCTGACCTTCTCGCTGCAG TACCCTCACTTTCTGAAGAGAGACGGCAACAAGCTGCAGATCATGCTGCAGCGGAGAAAGCGCTACAAACACCGGACGATCCTGGGCTACAAGACGCTGGCGGCGGGTGCCATCAACATGGCCGAG GTGATGCAGCACCCCTCCGAGGGGGGCCAGGTGCTGAGCCTCTGCAGCAGCATCAAGGAGGCCTCAGTCAGGGTGGCCGAGATCTGGATCTTCTCCCTGTCCAGCCAACCCGCCGACCATGAGGACAGTGCCATGCAGACCGGCCCCGCGGCCAAGTCCACAG ATAACTACTCCGAGGAGGAGTACGAGAGCTTCTCCTCCGAGCAGGAGGCCAGCGACGATGCTGTGCAGGGGCAG GATTTGGACGAGGATGACTTTGACGTGGGGAAGCCCCAGAAGCAGCGGCGATCGATA CAACAAAACTTTAAGCAGAAAGTTGTGGCACTGCTGCGGAGGTTCAAAGTGTCAGATGAG GACCCTGCAGAGCATGTCCCCGAGGTGGAGGAGGACCTGGACCTTCTGTATGACACACTGGACATGGAGAACCCCAGCGACAGCGGCCCTGACATGGAGGATGACGACAGTGTCCTCAGCACCCCCAAGCCAAAGCTCAG GCCATACTTCGAAGGCCTGTCGCACTCCAGCTCGCAGACGGAGGTCGGGAGCATCCACAGTGCCCGGAGCCAGAAGGAGCCTCCGAGCCCC GCCGACATGCCTGAGAAGACGCGGGCCGTGGGAGGCAAGCAGCCAAGCGACAGCGTCTCCGAGGCAGCGGCCCAC AGCGTGCCCGCCCCTGGGGAGCAGCCGGCTCAGCCAGAGGACAGCCCAGAGGTGGAGGCCTCCGCCCTGGACGTGTTCACCGAGAAGCTGCCGCCCAGCGGGAGGATCACCAAGACTGAGTCTCTGGTCATCCCCTCCACCAG GTCCGAGGGGAAGCAGGCCGGCCGCCGGGGCCGGAGCACATCCCTGAAGGAGAGGCAGCCGGCAAGGCCACAGAATGAGCGAGCCAACAGCCTGGACAGTGAGCGCTGCCCAGACACGCGGAGCCAGCTGCAG ATCCCCAGGAAGACCGTGTATGATCAGTTAAACCACATCCTCATCTCTGACGACCAGCTCCCCGAAAACATCATTCTTGTCAACACCTCCGACtggcaggggcag TTCCTTTCTGACGTCCTGCAGCGGCACACGCTCCCCGTGGTGTGCACGTGCTCCGCGGCCGACGTCCAGGCGGCCTTCAGCACCATTGTCTCACGGATACAGAGATA CTGCAACTGCAATTCCCAGCCCCCTACCCCTGTGAAGATCGCGGTGGCTGGGGCTCAGCATTACCTCAGTGCCGTGCTGCGGCTCTTCGTGGAGCAGCTGTCTCACAAGACCCCGGACTGGCTGGGCTACATGCGCTTCCTCGTCATCCCActgg GTTCCCACCCTGTGGCCAGGTACCTTGGCTCCGTGGACCACCGCTACAACAACTTTTTCCAGGACCTCGCCTGGAGAGACCTGTTCAACAGGCTGGAGGCCCAGAGCACTG TGCAGGACACGCCGGACATTGTGTCGAGGATCACACAGTACATCTCGGGGGCCAACTGCGCCCACCAGCTGCCCATCGCGGAGGCCATGCTGACCTACAAGCAGAAGAG gaaaaagaactttCACTTTGACTTTGCCCTCAG CCCTGATGAGGAGTCCTCTCAGAAGTTCATCCCCTTCGTCGGG GTGGTGAAGGTTGGAATAGTGGAACCGTCGTCAGCCACATCAG GTGACTCAGATGACGCAGCCCCCTCGGGCTCTGGTGCGCTCTCATCCACCCCACCGTCCACATCCCCTGCGGCCAAGGAAGCCTCCCCCACCCCGCCTTCCTCCCCGTCGGTGAGCGCAGGCCTGTCTTCCCCCAG CCAGGGCCTCGGTGCCGAGCTGATGGGGCTGCAGGTGGACTACTGGACGGCGGCCCAGCCTGCAGACAGGAAGAGGGATGCGGAGAAGAAGGACTTGCCTGCCGCCAAAAACACGCTCAAGTGCACCTTCCGGTCTCTCCAGGTCAGCAGGCTGCCCAGCAGTGGTGAGGCTGCAGCCACGCCCACCATGTCCATGACTGTGGTCACCAAGGAGAAGAACAAGAAGG TGATGTTTCTGCCCAAGAAAACCAAGGACAAGGACGTGGAGTCCAAGAGCCAGTGCATCGAGGGCATCAGCCGTCTGATCTGCACGGCCAAGCACCAGCAGAACATGCTTCGGG TCCTCATCGACGGCGTGGAGTGGAACGACGTCAAGTTCTTCCAGCTCGCGGCCCAGTGGTCCTCCCACGTCAAGCACTTCCCCATCTGCACCTTCGGACACTCCAAGCCCACCTTCTAG
- the PACS2 gene encoding phosphofurin acidic cluster sorting protein 2 isoform X3 has translation MANCGHTVLGSMTAHTHGGLRTGLIQEREDVLLEKGSGDKGTSAQEIVISVTASHHTVMPNGLCSLTLKKLVVFRELEKELISVVIAVKMQGSKRILRSHEIVLPPSGQVETDLALTFSLQYPHFLKRDGNKLQIMLQRRKRYKHRTILGYKTLAAGAINMAEVMQHPSEGGQVLSLCSSIKEASVRVAEIWIFSLSSQPADHEDSAMQTGPAAKSTDNYSEEEYESFSSEQEASDDAVQGQDLDEDDFDVGKPQKQRRSIQQNFKQKVVALLRRFKVSDEVLDSEQDPAEHVPEVEEDLDLLYDTLDMENPSDSGPDMEDDDSVLSTPKPKLRPYFEGLSHSSSQTEVGSIHSARSQKEPPSPADMPEKTRAVGGKQPSDSVSEAAAHSVPAPGEQPAQPEDSPEVEASALDVFTEKLPPSGRITKTESLVIPSTRSEGKQAGRRGRSTSLKERQPARPQNERANSLDSERCPDTRSQLQIPRKTVYDQLNHILISDDQLPENIILVNTSDWQGQFLSDVLQRHTLPVVCTCSAADVQAAFSTIVSRIQRYCNCNSQPPTPVKIAVAGAQHYLSAVLRLFVEQLSHKTPDWLGYMRFLVIPLGSHPVARYLGSVDHRYNNFFQDLAWRDLFNRLEAQSTVQDTPDIVSRITQYISGANCAHQLPIAEAMLTYKQKRKKNFHFDFALSPDEESSQKFIPFVGVVKVGIVEPSSATSGDSDDAAPSGSGALSSTPPSTSPAAKEASPTPPSSPSVSAGLSSPSQGLGAELMGLQVDYWTAAQPADRKRDAEKKDLPAAKNTLKCTFRSLQVSRLPSSGEAAATPTMSMTVVTKEKNKKVMFLPKKTKDKDVESKSQCIEGISRLICTAKHQQNMLRVLIDGVEWNDVKFFQLAAQWSSHVKHFPICTFGHSKPTF, from the exons aTGGCCAACTGTGGACACACCGTACTGGGGTCCATGACAGCACACACCCATGGTGGGCTTCGGACGGGCCTCATTCAGGAAAGAGAGGACGTGCTCCTGGAGAAAGGGTCCGGGGACAAGGGGACATCTGCCCAGGAAATAGTAATATCAGTCACCGCCTCACACCACACAGTGATGCCGAATGG GTTGTGCAGCCTGACCTTGAAGAAGCTGGTGGTCTTcagggagctggagaaggagcTTATCTCAGTGGTGATCGCTGTCAAGATGCAG GGCTCCAAGCGGATCCTGCGGTCCCATGAGATTGTGCTGCCCCCCAGCGGACAAGTGGAGACCGACCTGGCTCTGACCTTCTCGCTGCAG TACCCTCACTTTCTGAAGAGAGACGGCAACAAGCTGCAGATCATGCTGCAGCGGAGAAAGCGCTACAAACACCGGACGATCCTGGGCTACAAGACGCTGGCGGCGGGTGCCATCAACATGGCCGAG GTGATGCAGCACCCCTCCGAGGGGGGCCAGGTGCTGAGCCTCTGCAGCAGCATCAAGGAGGCCTCAGTCAGGGTGGCCGAGATCTGGATCTTCTCCCTGTCCAGCCAACCCGCCGACCATGAGGACAGTGCCATGCAGACCGGCCCCGCGGCCAAGTCCACAG ATAACTACTCCGAGGAGGAGTACGAGAGCTTCTCCTCCGAGCAGGAGGCCAGCGACGATGCTGTGCAGGGGCAG GATTTGGACGAGGATGACTTTGACGTGGGGAAGCCCCAGAAGCAGCGGCGATCGATA CAACAAAACTTTAAGCAGAAAGTTGTGGCACTGCTGCGGAGGTTCAAAGTGTCAGATGAG GTTCTGGACTCTGAGCAGGACCCTGCAGAGCATGTCCCCGAGGTGGAGGAGGACCTGGACCTTCTGTATGACACACTGGACATGGAGAACCCCAGCGACAGCGGCCCTGACATGGAGGATGACGACAGTGTCCTCAGCACCCCCAAGCCAAAGCTCAG GCCATACTTCGAAGGCCTGTCGCACTCCAGCTCGCAGACGGAGGTCGGGAGCATCCACAGTGCCCGGAGCCAGAAGGAGCCTCCGAGCCCC GCCGACATGCCTGAGAAGACGCGGGCCGTGGGAGGCAAGCAGCCAAGCGACAGCGTCTCCGAGGCAGCGGCCCAC AGCGTGCCCGCCCCTGGGGAGCAGCCGGCTCAGCCAGAGGACAGCCCAGAGGTGGAGGCCTCCGCCCTGGACGTGTTCACCGAGAAGCTGCCGCCCAGCGGGAGGATCACCAAGACTGAGTCTCTGGTCATCCCCTCCACCAG GTCCGAGGGGAAGCAGGCCGGCCGCCGGGGCCGGAGCACATCCCTGAAGGAGAGGCAGCCGGCAAGGCCACAGAATGAGCGAGCCAACAGCCTGGACAGTGAGCGCTGCCCAGACACGCGGAGCCAGCTGCAG ATCCCCAGGAAGACCGTGTATGATCAGTTAAACCACATCCTCATCTCTGACGACCAGCTCCCCGAAAACATCATTCTTGTCAACACCTCCGACtggcaggggcag TTCCTTTCTGACGTCCTGCAGCGGCACACGCTCCCCGTGGTGTGCACGTGCTCCGCGGCCGACGTCCAGGCGGCCTTCAGCACCATTGTCTCACGGATACAGAGATA CTGCAACTGCAATTCCCAGCCCCCTACCCCTGTGAAGATCGCGGTGGCTGGGGCTCAGCATTACCTCAGTGCCGTGCTGCGGCTCTTCGTGGAGCAGCTGTCTCACAAGACCCCGGACTGGCTGGGCTACATGCGCTTCCTCGTCATCCCActgg GTTCCCACCCTGTGGCCAGGTACCTTGGCTCCGTGGACCACCGCTACAACAACTTTTTCCAGGACCTCGCCTGGAGAGACCTGTTCAACAGGCTGGAGGCCCAGAGCACTG TGCAGGACACGCCGGACATTGTGTCGAGGATCACACAGTACATCTCGGGGGCCAACTGCGCCCACCAGCTGCCCATCGCGGAGGCCATGCTGACCTACAAGCAGAAGAG gaaaaagaactttCACTTTGACTTTGCCCTCAG CCCTGATGAGGAGTCCTCTCAGAAGTTCATCCCCTTCGTCGGG GTGGTGAAGGTTGGAATAGTGGAACCGTCGTCAGCCACATCAG GTGACTCAGATGACGCAGCCCCCTCGGGCTCTGGTGCGCTCTCATCCACCCCACCGTCCACATCCCCTGCGGCCAAGGAAGCCTCCCCCACCCCGCCTTCCTCCCCGTCGGTGAGCGCAGGCCTGTCTTCCCCCAG CCAGGGCCTCGGTGCCGAGCTGATGGGGCTGCAGGTGGACTACTGGACGGCGGCCCAGCCTGCAGACAGGAAGAGGGATGCGGAGAAGAAGGACTTGCCTGCCGCCAAAAACACGCTCAAGTGCACCTTCCGGTCTCTCCAGGTCAGCAGGCTGCCCAGCAGTGGTGAGGCTGCAGCCACGCCCACCATGTCCATGACTGTGGTCACCAAGGAGAAGAACAAGAAGG TGATGTTTCTGCCCAAGAAAACCAAGGACAAGGACGTGGAGTCCAAGAGCCAGTGCATCGAGGGCATCAGCCGTCTGATCTGCACGGCCAAGCACCAGCAGAACATGCTTCGGG TCCTCATCGACGGCGTGGAGTGGAACGACGTCAAGTTCTTCCAGCTCGCGGCCCAGTGGTCCTCCCACGTCAAGCACTTCCCCATCTGCACCTTCGGACACTCCAAGCCCACCTTCTAG
- the PACS2 gene encoding phosphofurin acidic cluster sorting protein 2 isoform X8 has translation MAERGRLGLAGAPAALNTPVPMNLFATWEVDGSSPSCVPRLCSLTLKKLVVFRELEKELISVVIAVKMQGSKRILRSHEIVLPPSGQVETDLALTFSLQYPHFLKRDGNKLQIMLQRRKRYKHRTILGYKTLAAGAINMAEVMQHPSEGGQVLSLCSSIKEASVRVAEIWIFSLSSQPADHEDSAMQTGPAAKSTDNYSEEEYESFSSEQEASDDAVQGQDLDEDDFDVGKPQKQRRSIVRTASMTRQQNFKQKVVALLRRFKVSDEVLDSEQDPAEHVPEVEEDLDLLYDTLDMENPSDSGPDMEDDDSVLSTPKPKLRPYFEGLSHSSSQTEVGSIHSARSQKEPPSPADMPEKTRAVGGKQPSDSVSEAAAHSVPAPGEQPAQPEDSPEVEASALDVFTEKLPPSGRITKTESLVIPSTRSEGKQAGRRGRSTSLKERQPARPQNERANSLDSERCPDTRSQLQIPRKTVYDQLNHILISDDQLPENIILVNTSDWQGQFLSDVLQRHTLPVVCTCSAADVQAAFSTIVSRIQRYCNCNSQPPTPVKIAVAGAQHYLSAVLRLFVEQLSHKTPDWLGYMRFLVIPLGSHPVARYLGSVDHRYNNFFQDLAWRDLFNRLEAQSTVQDTPDIVSRITQYISGANCAHQLPIAEAMLTYKQKSPDEESSQKFIPFVGVVKVGIVEPSSATSGDSDDAAPSGSGALSSTPPSTSPAAKEASPTPPSSPSVSAGLSSPSQGLGAELMGLQVDYWTAAQPADRKRDAEKKDLPAAKNTLKCTFRSLQVSRLPSSGEAAATPTMSMTVVTKEKNKKVMFLPKKTKDKDVESKSQCIEGISRLICTAKHQQNMLRVLIDGVEWNDVKFFQLAAQWSSHVKHFPICTFGHSKPTF, from the exons GTTGTGCAGCCTGACCTTGAAGAAGCTGGTGGTCTTcagggagctggagaaggagcTTATCTCAGTGGTGATCGCTGTCAAGATGCAG GGCTCCAAGCGGATCCTGCGGTCCCATGAGATTGTGCTGCCCCCCAGCGGACAAGTGGAGACCGACCTGGCTCTGACCTTCTCGCTGCAG TACCCTCACTTTCTGAAGAGAGACGGCAACAAGCTGCAGATCATGCTGCAGCGGAGAAAGCGCTACAAACACCGGACGATCCTGGGCTACAAGACGCTGGCGGCGGGTGCCATCAACATGGCCGAG GTGATGCAGCACCCCTCCGAGGGGGGCCAGGTGCTGAGCCTCTGCAGCAGCATCAAGGAGGCCTCAGTCAGGGTGGCCGAGATCTGGATCTTCTCCCTGTCCAGCCAACCCGCCGACCATGAGGACAGTGCCATGCAGACCGGCCCCGCGGCCAAGTCCACAG ATAACTACTCCGAGGAGGAGTACGAGAGCTTCTCCTCCGAGCAGGAGGCCAGCGACGATGCTGTGCAGGGGCAG GATTTGGACGAGGATGACTTTGACGTGGGGAAGCCCCAGAAGCAGCGGCGATCGATAGTAAGAACGGCGTCCATGACCAGG CAACAAAACTTTAAGCAGAAAGTTGTGGCACTGCTGCGGAGGTTCAAAGTGTCAGATGAG GTTCTGGACTCTGAGCAGGACCCTGCAGAGCATGTCCCCGAGGTGGAGGAGGACCTGGACCTTCTGTATGACACACTGGACATGGAGAACCCCAGCGACAGCGGCCCTGACATGGAGGATGACGACAGTGTCCTCAGCACCCCCAAGCCAAAGCTCAG GCCATACTTCGAAGGCCTGTCGCACTCCAGCTCGCAGACGGAGGTCGGGAGCATCCACAGTGCCCGGAGCCAGAAGGAGCCTCCGAGCCCC GCCGACATGCCTGAGAAGACGCGGGCCGTGGGAGGCAAGCAGCCAAGCGACAGCGTCTCCGAGGCAGCGGCCCAC AGCGTGCCCGCCCCTGGGGAGCAGCCGGCTCAGCCAGAGGACAGCCCAGAGGTGGAGGCCTCCGCCCTGGACGTGTTCACCGAGAAGCTGCCGCCCAGCGGGAGGATCACCAAGACTGAGTCTCTGGTCATCCCCTCCACCAG GTCCGAGGGGAAGCAGGCCGGCCGCCGGGGCCGGAGCACATCCCTGAAGGAGAGGCAGCCGGCAAGGCCACAGAATGAGCGAGCCAACAGCCTGGACAGTGAGCGCTGCCCAGACACGCGGAGCCAGCTGCAG ATCCCCAGGAAGACCGTGTATGATCAGTTAAACCACATCCTCATCTCTGACGACCAGCTCCCCGAAAACATCATTCTTGTCAACACCTCCGACtggcaggggcag TTCCTTTCTGACGTCCTGCAGCGGCACACGCTCCCCGTGGTGTGCACGTGCTCCGCGGCCGACGTCCAGGCGGCCTTCAGCACCATTGTCTCACGGATACAGAGATA CTGCAACTGCAATTCCCAGCCCCCTACCCCTGTGAAGATCGCGGTGGCTGGGGCTCAGCATTACCTCAGTGCCGTGCTGCGGCTCTTCGTGGAGCAGCTGTCTCACAAGACCCCGGACTGGCTGGGCTACATGCGCTTCCTCGTCATCCCActgg GTTCCCACCCTGTGGCCAGGTACCTTGGCTCCGTGGACCACCGCTACAACAACTTTTTCCAGGACCTCGCCTGGAGAGACCTGTTCAACAGGCTGGAGGCCCAGAGCACTG TGCAGGACACGCCGGACATTGTGTCGAGGATCACACAGTACATCTCGGGGGCCAACTGCGCCCACCAGCTGCCCATCGCGGAGGCCATGCTGACCTACAAGCAGAAGAG CCCTGATGAGGAGTCCTCTCAGAAGTTCATCCCCTTCGTCGGG GTGGTGAAGGTTGGAATAGTGGAACCGTCGTCAGCCACATCAG GTGACTCAGATGACGCAGCCCCCTCGGGCTCTGGTGCGCTCTCATCCACCCCACCGTCCACATCCCCTGCGGCCAAGGAAGCCTCCCCCACCCCGCCTTCCTCCCCGTCGGTGAGCGCAGGCCTGTCTTCCCCCAG CCAGGGCCTCGGTGCCGAGCTGATGGGGCTGCAGGTGGACTACTGGACGGCGGCCCAGCCTGCAGACAGGAAGAGGGATGCGGAGAAGAAGGACTTGCCTGCCGCCAAAAACACGCTCAAGTGCACCTTCCGGTCTCTCCAGGTCAGCAGGCTGCCCAGCAGTGGTGAGGCTGCAGCCACGCCCACCATGTCCATGACTGTGGTCACCAAGGAGAAGAACAAGAAGG TGATGTTTCTGCCCAAGAAAACCAAGGACAAGGACGTGGAGTCCAAGAGCCAGTGCATCGAGGGCATCAGCCGTCTGATCTGCACGGCCAAGCACCAGCAGAACATGCTTCGGG TCCTCATCGACGGCGTGGAGTGGAACGACGTCAAGTTCTTCCAGCTCGCGGCCCAGTGGTCCTCCCACGTCAAGCACTTCCCCATCTGCACCTTCGGACACTCCAAGCCCACCTTCTAG
- the PACS2 gene encoding phosphofurin acidic cluster sorting protein 2 isoform X7 codes for MAERGRLGLAGAPAALNTPVPMNLFATWEVDGSSPSCVPRLCSLTLKKLVVFRELEKELISVVIAVKMQGSKRILRSHEIVLPPSGQVETDLALTFSLQYPHFLKRDGNKLQIMLQRRKRYKHRTILGYKTLAAGAINMAEVMQHPSEGGQVLSLCSSIKEASVRVAEIWIFSLSSQPADHEDSAMQTGPAAKSTDNYSEEEYESFSSEQEASDDAVQGQDLDEDDFDVGKPQKQRRSIVRTASMTRQQNFKQKVVALLRRFKVSDEVLDSEQDPAEHVPEVEEDLDLLYDTLDMENPSDSGPDMEDDDSVLSTPKPKLRPYFEGLSHSSSQTEVGSIHSARSQKEPPSPADMPEKTRAVGGKQPSDSVSEAAAHSVPAPGEQPAQPEDSPEVEASALDVFTEKLPPSGRITKTESLVIPSTRSEGKQAGRRGRSTSLKERQPARPQNERANSLDSERCPDTRSQLQIPRKTVYDQLNHILISDDQLPENIILVNTSDWQGQFLSDVLQRHTLPVVCTCSAADVQAAFSTIVSRIQRYCNCNSQPPTPVKIAVAGAQHYLSAVLRLFVEQLSHKTPDWLGYMRFLVIPLGSHPVARYLGSVDHRYNNFFQDLAWRDLFNRLEAQSTVQDTPDIVSRITQYISGANCAHQLPIAEAMLTYKQKRKKNFHFDFALSPDEESSQKFIPFVGVVKVGIVEPSSATSGDSDDAAPSGSGALSSTPPSTSPAAKEASPTPPSSPSVSAGLSSPSQGLGAELMGLQVDYWTAAQPADRKRDAEKKDLPAAKNTLKCTFRSLQVSRLPSSGEAAATPTMSMTVVTKEKNKKVMFLPKKTKDKDVESKSQCIEGISRLICTAKHQQNMLRVLIDGVEWNDVKFFQLAAQWSSHVKHFPICTFGHSKPTF; via the exons GTTGTGCAGCCTGACCTTGAAGAAGCTGGTGGTCTTcagggagctggagaaggagcTTATCTCAGTGGTGATCGCTGTCAAGATGCAG GGCTCCAAGCGGATCCTGCGGTCCCATGAGATTGTGCTGCCCCCCAGCGGACAAGTGGAGACCGACCTGGCTCTGACCTTCTCGCTGCAG TACCCTCACTTTCTGAAGAGAGACGGCAACAAGCTGCAGATCATGCTGCAGCGGAGAAAGCGCTACAAACACCGGACGATCCTGGGCTACAAGACGCTGGCGGCGGGTGCCATCAACATGGCCGAG GTGATGCAGCACCCCTCCGAGGGGGGCCAGGTGCTGAGCCTCTGCAGCAGCATCAAGGAGGCCTCAGTCAGGGTGGCCGAGATCTGGATCTTCTCCCTGTCCAGCCAACCCGCCGACCATGAGGACAGTGCCATGCAGACCGGCCCCGCGGCCAAGTCCACAG ATAACTACTCCGAGGAGGAGTACGAGAGCTTCTCCTCCGAGCAGGAGGCCAGCGACGATGCTGTGCAGGGGCAG GATTTGGACGAGGATGACTTTGACGTGGGGAAGCCCCAGAAGCAGCGGCGATCGATAGTAAGAACGGCGTCCATGACCAGG CAACAAAACTTTAAGCAGAAAGTTGTGGCACTGCTGCGGAGGTTCAAAGTGTCAGATGAG GTTCTGGACTCTGAGCAGGACCCTGCAGAGCATGTCCCCGAGGTGGAGGAGGACCTGGACCTTCTGTATGACACACTGGACATGGAGAACCCCAGCGACAGCGGCCCTGACATGGAGGATGACGACAGTGTCCTCAGCACCCCCAAGCCAAAGCTCAG GCCATACTTCGAAGGCCTGTCGCACTCCAGCTCGCAGACGGAGGTCGGGAGCATCCACAGTGCCCGGAGCCAGAAGGAGCCTCCGAGCCCC GCCGACATGCCTGAGAAGACGCGGGCCGTGGGAGGCAAGCAGCCAAGCGACAGCGTCTCCGAGGCAGCGGCCCAC AGCGTGCCCGCCCCTGGGGAGCAGCCGGCTCAGCCAGAGGACAGCCCAGAGGTGGAGGCCTCCGCCCTGGACGTGTTCACCGAGAAGCTGCCGCCCAGCGGGAGGATCACCAAGACTGAGTCTCTGGTCATCCCCTCCACCAG GTCCGAGGGGAAGCAGGCCGGCCGCCGGGGCCGGAGCACATCCCTGAAGGAGAGGCAGCCGGCAAGGCCACAGAATGAGCGAGCCAACAGCCTGGACAGTGAGCGCTGCCCAGACACGCGGAGCCAGCTGCAG ATCCCCAGGAAGACCGTGTATGATCAGTTAAACCACATCCTCATCTCTGACGACCAGCTCCCCGAAAACATCATTCTTGTCAACACCTCCGACtggcaggggcag TTCCTTTCTGACGTCCTGCAGCGGCACACGCTCCCCGTGGTGTGCACGTGCTCCGCGGCCGACGTCCAGGCGGCCTTCAGCACCATTGTCTCACGGATACAGAGATA CTGCAACTGCAATTCCCAGCCCCCTACCCCTGTGAAGATCGCGGTGGCTGGGGCTCAGCATTACCTCAGTGCCGTGCTGCGGCTCTTCGTGGAGCAGCTGTCTCACAAGACCCCGGACTGGCTGGGCTACATGCGCTTCCTCGTCATCCCActgg GTTCCCACCCTGTGGCCAGGTACCTTGGCTCCGTGGACCACCGCTACAACAACTTTTTCCAGGACCTCGCCTGGAGAGACCTGTTCAACAGGCTGGAGGCCCAGAGCACTG TGCAGGACACGCCGGACATTGTGTCGAGGATCACACAGTACATCTCGGGGGCCAACTGCGCCCACCAGCTGCCCATCGCGGAGGCCATGCTGACCTACAAGCAGAAGAG gaaaaagaactttCACTTTGACTTTGCCCTCAG CCCTGATGAGGAGTCCTCTCAGAAGTTCATCCCCTTCGTCGGG GTGGTGAAGGTTGGAATAGTGGAACCGTCGTCAGCCACATCAG GTGACTCAGATGACGCAGCCCCCTCGGGCTCTGGTGCGCTCTCATCCACCCCACCGTCCACATCCCCTGCGGCCAAGGAAGCCTCCCCCACCCCGCCTTCCTCCCCGTCGGTGAGCGCAGGCCTGTCTTCCCCCAG CCAGGGCCTCGGTGCCGAGCTGATGGGGCTGCAGGTGGACTACTGGACGGCGGCCCAGCCTGCAGACAGGAAGAGGGATGCGGAGAAGAAGGACTTGCCTGCCGCCAAAAACACGCTCAAGTGCACCTTCCGGTCTCTCCAGGTCAGCAGGCTGCCCAGCAGTGGTGAGGCTGCAGCCACGCCCACCATGTCCATGACTGTGGTCACCAAGGAGAAGAACAAGAAGG TGATGTTTCTGCCCAAGAAAACCAAGGACAAGGACGTGGAGTCCAAGAGCCAGTGCATCGAGGGCATCAGCCGTCTGATCTGCACGGCCAAGCACCAGCAGAACATGCTTCGGG TCCTCATCGACGGCGTGGAGTGGAACGACGTCAAGTTCTTCCAGCTCGCGGCCCAGTGGTCCTCCCACGTCAAGCACTTCCCCATCTGCACCTTCGGACACTCCAAGCCCACCTTCTAG